From a single Phacochoerus africanus isolate WHEZ1 chromosome 11, ROS_Pafr_v1, whole genome shotgun sequence genomic region:
- the YOD1 gene encoding ubiquitin thioesterase OTU1 isoform X2, protein MQSLHITYSDLEAFTVEGLSSRTRVRELQGQIAAITGIAPDCQRILVGYPPECLDLSEGDTILGDLPIQSGDMLIVEEDQTRPKTSPAFTKHGAPSFVREPLPVLTRTTVPADNSCLFTSVYYVVEGGVLNPACAPEMRRLIAQIVASDPDFYSEAILGKTNQEYCDWIKRDDTWGGAIEISILSKFYQCEICVVDTQTVRIDRFGEDAGYTKRVLLIYDGIHYDPLQRVFPDPDTPPLTIFSSNDDIVLVQALELADEARSKRQFTDVNRFTLRCMVCQKGLTGQAEARDHAKETGHTNFGEV, encoded by the exons ATGCAAAGTCTCCATATAACTTATTCAGATCTAGAGGCTTTTACAGTGGAG GGATTGTCCAGCCGTACCCGGGtgcgggaactccagggccaaATTGCCGCCATCACCGGGATTGCCCCCGACTGTCAGCGCATCCTTGTCGGATACCCACCCGAGTGCCTGGATCTCAGCGAAGGGGATACCATTCTGGGGGACTTGCCCATCCAGTCAG GCGACATGCTGATCGTTGAAGAAGACCAAACCAGACCCAAAACATCACCTGCATTTACAAAACATGGTGCTCCTAGTTTCGTCAGGGAACCTTTGCCTGTGCTTACCAGAACAACGGTCCCAGCAGACAACTCTTGCCTCTTTACCAGTGTGTACTATGTTGTTGAAGGAGGAGTCTTGAATCCAGCTTGTGCCCCGGAGATGAGACGCCTCATAGCACAAATTGTAGCAAGTGATCCAGACTTCTATAGCGAGGCAATACTGGGAAAAACAAATCAAGAGTACTGTGACTGGATCAAAAGGGATGATACTTGGGGTGGAGCTATTGAGATATCcattttgtctaaattttatCAATGCGAAATATGTGTAGTGGATACACAGACCGTAAGAATTGATCGTTTTGGGGAAGATGCAGGATACACCAAACGGGTCCTGCTTATATATGATGGCATCCACTATGATCCACTTCAGCGTGTCTTCCCTGACCCAGACACCCCTCCTCTGACCATTTTCTCCTCTAATGATGATATTGTTCTTGTACAAGCACTGGAATTAGCAGATGAAGCTAGAAGCAAGAGACAATTTACTGATGTCAACCGCTTCACCCTGAGATGCATGGTATGTCAGAAGGGATTAACTGGACAAGCAGAAGCAAGGGACCATGCCAAGGAGACAGGCCATACCAACTTTGGAGAAGTGTGA
- the YOD1 gene encoding ubiquitin thioesterase OTU1 isoform X1 produces the protein MFGPAKGGHFGVPREAGFPGGVSQRAAGTKAGSTGVWPMGGQSDTMWRLRCKAKDGTHVLQGLSSRTRVRELQGQIAAITGIAPDCQRILVGYPPECLDLSEGDTILGDLPIQSGDMLIVEEDQTRPKTSPAFTKHGAPSFVREPLPVLTRTTVPADNSCLFTSVYYVVEGGVLNPACAPEMRRLIAQIVASDPDFYSEAILGKTNQEYCDWIKRDDTWGGAIEISILSKFYQCEICVVDTQTVRIDRFGEDAGYTKRVLLIYDGIHYDPLQRVFPDPDTPPLTIFSSNDDIVLVQALELADEARSKRQFTDVNRFTLRCMVCQKGLTGQAEARDHAKETGHTNFGEV, from the exons ATGTTTGGTCCGGCAAAGGGTGGCCATTTTGGAGTCCCGCGGGAGGCTGGTTTCCCCGGCGGCGTCTCCCAACGTGCTGCGGGGACCAAAGCTGGGTCCACGGGTGTCTGGCCTATGGGCGGCCAGAGCGACACGATGTGGCGGCTCCgctgcaaggccaaggatggcaCACATGTTTTGCAGGGATTGTCCAGCCGTACCCGGGtgcgggaactccagggccaaATTGCCGCCATCACCGGGATTGCCCCCGACTGTCAGCGCATCCTTGTCGGATACCCACCCGAGTGCCTGGATCTCAGCGAAGGGGATACCATTCTGGGGGACTTGCCCATCCAGTCAG GCGACATGCTGATCGTTGAAGAAGACCAAACCAGACCCAAAACATCACCTGCATTTACAAAACATGGTGCTCCTAGTTTCGTCAGGGAACCTTTGCCTGTGCTTACCAGAACAACGGTCCCAGCAGACAACTCTTGCCTCTTTACCAGTGTGTACTATGTTGTTGAAGGAGGAGTCTTGAATCCAGCTTGTGCCCCGGAGATGAGACGCCTCATAGCACAAATTGTAGCAAGTGATCCAGACTTCTATAGCGAGGCAATACTGGGAAAAACAAATCAAGAGTACTGTGACTGGATCAAAAGGGATGATACTTGGGGTGGAGCTATTGAGATATCcattttgtctaaattttatCAATGCGAAATATGTGTAGTGGATACACAGACCGTAAGAATTGATCGTTTTGGGGAAGATGCAGGATACACCAAACGGGTCCTGCTTATATATGATGGCATCCACTATGATCCACTTCAGCGTGTCTTCCCTGACCCAGACACCCCTCCTCTGACCATTTTCTCCTCTAATGATGATATTGTTCTTGTACAAGCACTGGAATTAGCAGATGAAGCTAGAAGCAAGAGACAATTTACTGATGTCAACCGCTTCACCCTGAGATGCATGGTATGTCAGAAGGGATTAACTGGACAAGCAGAAGCAAGGGACCATGCCAAGGAGACAGGCCATACCAACTTTGGAGAAGTGTGA